The following proteins are encoded in a genomic region of Chryseobacterium cucumeris:
- a CDS encoding bifunctional UDP-N-acetylmuramoyl-tripeptide:D-alanyl-D-alanine ligase/alanine racemase, with protein MNYTVQHIAEITNSQFIGDGSLLIKNIAYDSRIIYSIKNTAFIAINTHKNSGEKFIESAMDKGINVIISEHHYPAFENITWIIVENSVEFLQKLAKYHFEHSHLQSIGITGSNGKTILKEWLYQCLWNEFPTVKSPKSFNSQIGLPLSLLQINNSHQLGIFEVGISKPHEMEKLENIFHPQIGLLTHIGTAHAANFSSEEELINEKIILFKNSEVIIYNGDNFLVDQKIKKSYSDKKLISYGFKKENQVFIKNNISKDENIIVEYLGEEISFPAHQRDEATLTNAMALISVLKELNIENKKIVEKINLLKAVEMRLEAIEGIKGNIIINDSFNLDLDSLKTALQFLNEYNKSKKSLVLTDIVGVNSNAKELYEEVSELVNEQNFDSVFLIGDEISNFSELFKTKTYTFIDTKELIESKHLTEIENQIILLKGARKFEIEKLKDILELRKHDTVLEVNLNAILHNINYHKSLLKPGTKMMAMVKANAYGLGSFEVSEFLQHHHIDYLGVAYADEGVELRKKGITTPIIVMNPEQHSYQTIIEYNLEPEIYSFRVLELFYEAVQKSGYDKKYPIHIKLETGMHRLGFKDFELDQLNETLSHKNVKVQSMFSHLSSSDMPEEKEFTLKQLEVFEKNSSYLIEKLGYTPIRHILNSAGITSYKDHQHDMVRIGIGMLGESADPEIQKQLRSVVSFKTVISQISTVENGESVGYSRRYKADHPTRIATIPVGYADGIPRLIGNQVGNVGINKTLAPIVGNICMDMMMINVDHIPNVKEGDTVTVFNAKPSLKEFAGYCKTITYEVLTSISPRVKRIYIKD; from the coding sequence ATGAATTATACAGTACAACACATTGCAGAGATCACCAATTCACAGTTCATTGGTGACGGAAGTTTATTGATCAAAAATATAGCATACGACAGCAGGATTATTTATTCTATCAAGAATACAGCTTTCATTGCGATCAATACTCACAAAAATTCCGGTGAAAAATTTATTGAGTCTGCAATGGACAAGGGAATCAATGTCATTATTTCTGAACATCATTATCCGGCGTTTGAAAATATAACCTGGATCATTGTTGAAAATTCTGTAGAGTTTCTTCAAAAGTTAGCAAAGTATCATTTTGAACATTCTCATTTACAATCCATCGGGATTACGGGAAGTAATGGTAAAACTATATTAAAAGAATGGCTCTATCAATGTCTGTGGAATGAATTTCCTACAGTGAAAAGCCCTAAGAGTTTTAATTCCCAGATCGGCCTTCCGCTGTCTCTTCTTCAAATCAACAATTCTCATCAACTGGGAATTTTTGAAGTGGGAATTTCAAAACCGCATGAAATGGAAAAACTTGAAAATATTTTCCACCCTCAGATCGGACTGCTCACGCATATCGGAACTGCTCACGCGGCCAACTTTTCTTCCGAGGAAGAATTGATTAATGAAAAAATTATTCTTTTCAAAAATTCTGAAGTGATCATTTATAATGGAGATAATTTTTTGGTTGATCAAAAAATTAAAAAATCCTATTCTGATAAAAAATTAATTTCTTACGGTTTTAAAAAAGAGAATCAGGTTTTCATCAAAAACAATATTTCCAAAGATGAAAACATCATTGTTGAATATTTGGGTGAAGAAATCAGTTTTCCTGCGCATCAGAGAGACGAAGCTACATTAACCAATGCTATGGCGCTTATCTCCGTGCTTAAGGAACTGAATATCGAAAATAAAAAGATCGTTGAAAAAATCAACCTTTTAAAAGCCGTTGAAATGAGGCTTGAAGCCATTGAAGGAATTAAAGGCAATATTATCATCAATGATTCTTTTAATCTTGACCTCGACTCTTTGAAGACTGCCCTGCAGTTTTTGAATGAATACAACAAATCTAAAAAATCACTGGTCTTAACAGATATTGTAGGAGTAAACTCCAACGCCAAAGAATTATATGAAGAAGTTTCTGAACTGGTGAATGAGCAAAATTTTGACTCTGTCTTCTTAATTGGTGATGAAATATCAAACTTTAGTGAATTATTTAAAACTAAAACATATACTTTTATTGATACTAAAGAGCTCATTGAAAGCAAACATCTTACTGAAATAGAAAATCAGATTATTCTGCTCAAAGGAGCCAGAAAATTTGAGATCGAAAAACTGAAAGATATTCTTGAACTCAGAAAGCATGATACGGTATTGGAAGTAAACCTTAATGCAATTCTTCACAATATCAACTATCATAAATCATTGCTGAAGCCGGGAACTAAAATGATGGCAATGGTGAAAGCCAACGCTTACGGGCTGGGAAGCTTTGAAGTATCAGAATTTCTTCAGCATCATCATATAGATTATCTTGGGGTAGCCTATGCAGATGAAGGTGTAGAGCTCAGAAAAAAAGGAATCACTACTCCTATTATTGTGATGAATCCCGAACAGCACAGTTATCAGACAATTATTGAATACAACCTTGAACCTGAAATCTACAGTTTCAGAGTTTTGGAATTATTCTATGAAGCGGTTCAGAAATCCGGATATGATAAGAAGTATCCAATCCATATCAAGTTGGAAACGGGAATGCACCGTCTTGGTTTTAAAGACTTTGAGCTGGATCAATTAAACGAAACTTTAAGCCATAAAAATGTAAAGGTTCAAAGTATGTTCAGTCATCTATCTTCTTCTGATATGCCTGAAGAAAAAGAATTCACTTTAAAACAACTGGAGGTTTTCGAAAAAAATTCCAGCTATCTTATTGAAAAATTAGGCTACACTCCTATACGCCACATCCTGAATTCAGCAGGAATCACAAGCTATAAAGATCATCAGCATGACATGGTAAGAATTGGTATCGGAATGCTTGGAGAATCTGCAGATCCTGAAATTCAGAAACAATTACGATCTGTGGTAAGCTTTAAAACCGTAATTTCACAGATATCAACCGTTGAAAATGGTGAATCTGTAGGCTACAGCAGAAGATATAAAGCAGATCATCCTACAAGAATTGCAACGATTCCTGTAGGATATGCAGACGGAATTCCAAGACTGATCGGAAATCAGGTAGGAAATGTCGGAATTAATAAAACACTGGCACCCATCGTTGGAAATATCTGCATGGATATGATGATGATTAATGTAGACCATATTCCCAACGTAAAAGAAGGTGATACCGTAACTGTTTTCAACGCCAAACCAAGCTTAAAAGAATTCGCAGGATACTGCAAAACGATAACCTATGAAGTATTAACCTCCATTTCCCCGCGGGTGAAACGGATTTATATAAAAGATTAA
- a CDS encoding patatin-like phospholipase family protein, with amino-acid sequence MRKLLILLFIFPLLLIHSQVKKNLVIPKNPKIGLSLAGGGAKGFSHVGVLKVLDSLGVKVDYISGTSMGAIVGGLYAAGYSGKEIEKIVMDTDFYSLIMDPKSRQEASFFNKSVDKYLLSIPLKNGKITLPSSISTGQRNVYLLKELFKNVSNIEDFSKMPIPFLCVATNLESGNMQIFEKGDLVQSIMASSAFPSLMDPVKIGDSIYIDGAMTVNYPSKPLKDKGIDIVIGVDLNQDLSKREDLNNIIAILNQVIDFGIKRDTRRQYRYTDINIKPNLKGMSATSYDDKKKILDSGYVEGMKYSQVLDQLPKRSFDRLRQQVNPIYSNVYKIDSISIEGSKIYGKNYTLGKMGLRLPSLQTYGSINKMIDKLVATNNYKFINYDIVQENDANYLKLYVTEDDARHFLKFGLHYDEVFKTGLLLNYSAKRLLFKNSNLSVDLVVGDRLRYYLNYFVDNGYIPGVGLYSSGMSFDIKNVDNYVVDRWEWIRNEAYIQSTWKDKFAIGGGISHDYFKAENSNGDNRRYSRFLNPYVFIKTDTQDDKEFPTKGVYFAAEGKVVDLLKSEVDKRIIQIKADLKLNIPLSKQFSYRLNLFGGVTIGENLPGYYQYRLGGIFEQNLINFKSFGGFYFAQLYTNNVILASNDIQFKFNKNYFISGNFTFANLSNDIKFEDAVKVNYSSLGITAGYKSPFGQIKVNFSHSLKNNQKGIFSVILGHWF; translated from the coding sequence ATGAGAAAACTCCTGATTCTGCTTTTCATATTCCCACTGTTATTGATCCATTCTCAGGTAAAAAAAAATCTGGTAATTCCGAAGAATCCAAAAATAGGCCTGTCTCTGGCCGGTGGCGGAGCCAAAGGATTTTCACATGTTGGAGTTCTTAAAGTGCTGGATTCATTGGGAGTGAAAGTGGATTACATTTCCGGAACGAGTATGGGAGCCATCGTAGGCGGATTGTACGCCGCAGGCTATTCCGGAAAAGAAATAGAAAAAATAGTCATGGATACGGATTTCTATTCTCTTATTATGGATCCAAAGTCCCGGCAGGAAGCCAGCTTTTTCAATAAATCTGTAGACAAATATCTTTTATCCATTCCGCTCAAAAACGGTAAAATCACACTTCCTTCCTCTATCAGTACCGGACAAAGAAATGTTTATCTTCTGAAAGAACTTTTTAAAAACGTTTCCAATATTGAGGACTTTTCCAAAATGCCTATTCCTTTCCTTTGTGTCGCTACCAATCTTGAAAGCGGCAATATGCAGATTTTTGAAAAGGGAGATCTCGTACAGTCTATTATGGCGAGTTCTGCGTTCCCTTCTTTAATGGATCCGGTAAAAATTGGGGACAGCATTTATATTGACGGAGCGATGACGGTAAACTACCCCTCAAAGCCTTTAAAGGACAAAGGAATTGACATCGTCATTGGTGTGGACCTTAATCAGGATCTTTCTAAAAGAGAAGATTTAAACAATATTATAGCCATTCTGAACCAGGTCATAGATTTCGGTATCAAAAGAGATACCCGAAGACAATACAGATATACAGATATCAATATTAAACCCAATCTGAAAGGGATGTCCGCTACAAGCTACGATGATAAAAAGAAAATTCTGGACAGCGGATATGTGGAAGGTATGAAATATTCCCAGGTATTAGACCAGCTGCCAAAGAGATCATTTGACCGCCTCAGACAACAGGTGAACCCTATATATTCCAATGTTTATAAAATAGACAGTATTTCCATTGAAGGAAGCAAAATTTATGGTAAAAACTACACGCTGGGAAAAATGGGATTACGCCTTCCCTCTTTGCAGACCTATGGAAGCATTAATAAAATGATAGATAAACTGGTTGCTACCAACAACTACAAATTTATCAATTATGATATCGTTCAGGAGAATGACGCCAATTATCTGAAGCTTTACGTAACTGAAGATGATGCCCGTCATTTTTTAAAATTCGGATTGCATTATGACGAAGTTTTTAAAACGGGACTTCTTTTGAATTATTCTGCAAAAAGGCTTTTATTCAAAAATTCAAACCTTTCGGTTGATCTCGTTGTAGGAGACCGTCTCAGATATTACCTTAATTATTTTGTAGATAACGGATACATTCCGGGAGTTGGGCTCTATTCATCAGGAATGAGCTTTGATATAAAGAATGTAGATAATTATGTAGTAGACCGCTGGGAATGGATCAGAAATGAAGCTTATATACAGTCGACCTGGAAGGATAAATTTGCCATTGGCGGCGGTATTAGCCACGATTATTTTAAAGCAGAAAACAGCAATGGAGATAACAGGCGATACAGCCGTTTTCTGAACCCTTATGTTTTTATTAAGACCGACACTCAGGATGATAAGGAATTCCCTACAAAAGGGGTTTATTTTGCAGCAGAAGGAAAGGTTGTAGATCTTTTAAAGTCTGAAGTTGATAAAAGAATCATTCAGATCAAAGCGGACCTTAAGCTTAATATTCCGCTTAGCAAACAATTCAGCTATCGTCTCAATCTGTTTGGAGGAGTTACTATCGGTGAAAACCTTCCAGGCTATTACCAATACAGATTAGGCGGAATTTTTGAGCAGAATCTCATCAATTTTAAAAGCTTTGGTGGATTTTATTTCGCCCAGTTGTATACAAACAATGTAATACTGGCATCTAATGATATCCAGTTTAAGTTTAATAAAAACTATTTTATCAGCGGAAACTTTACCTTTGCCAACTTATCAAACGATATCAAGTTTGAGGATGCAGTTAAAGTAAATTATAGCTCACTGGGAATTACAGCTGGTTACAAATCTCCTTTCGGGCAGATAAAAGTAAACTTCAGCCACTCCCTAAAAAATAACCAAAAAGGTATATTCAGTGTTATTTTAGGACACTGGTTTTAA
- the ybeY gene encoding rRNA maturation RNase YbeY — protein MIQFFYENLPESVSTDYKKWLEDLILSEGKKLGEINYIFCDDEYLLKINQDYLQHDYYTDIITFDYVKGKTISAEIFVSLQRISDNASTLSRDYEEELRRVLAHGILHLAGYKDKTEEEEKEMRRMEDLYLDKYRDLKF, from the coding sequence ATGATACAGTTCTTTTACGAAAACTTACCAGAGTCGGTAAGTACAGATTACAAAAAATGGCTGGAAGATCTTATTCTTTCAGAAGGAAAAAAATTAGGAGAAATCAATTACATTTTCTGTGATGACGAATATCTTCTTAAGATCAATCAGGATTATTTGCAGCATGATTATTATACAGATATCATCACTTTTGATTATGTAAAAGGTAAGACAATAAGCGCTGAGATTTTCGTATCTTTGCAGCGCATTTCTGATAACGCCTCTACCCTTTCCCGAGATTATGAAGAAGAATTAAGAAGGGTTTTAGCCCACGGTATTTTACACCTTGCAGGCTATAAAGATAAGACGGAAGAGGAAGAAAAAGAGATGCGGAGAATGGAAGATCTGTACCTGGATAAATACAGGGATTTAAAGTTTTAA
- the mnmG gene encoding tRNA uridine-5-carboxymethylaminomethyl(34) synthesis enzyme MnmG: MISEIYDVIVVGAGHAGCEAAAAAANLGSKTLLITMNMQTIGQMSCNPAMGGIAKGQIVREIDAMGGYSGIVADKSAIQFKMLNLSKGPAMWSPRTQNDRMLFAEEWRLALENTPNLDFFQDMVKQLIVENNKVAGVVTSLGIEIKAKSVVLTNGTFLNGLIHVGDKQLGGGRMGEPRAFGITEQLVTLGFEAGRMKTGTPPRVDGRSLDYSKMEEQKGDENPQKFSYLDTPKLTKQLSCHIVYTNETVHDILREGFDRSPMFNGTIQSLGPRYCPSIEDKINRFAERNRHQLFVEPEGWKTVEIYVNGFSSSLPEDVQIKAMKHIPGFENVKVFRPGYAIEYDYFPPTQLKHTLETKLIDNLYFAGQINGTTGYEEAAGQGLIAGINAHNKVHEKGDFILNRDEAYIGVLIDDLITKGTEEPYRMFTSRAEYRLLLRQDNADIRLTEKAYQLGLAKEDRLRRVETKVSESQSLEEFLRETSLKPGIINPVLESIESSPVDQAYRAAQILTRPNMTLEKLDEIDFIKEVSTQYNDEVREQAEINIKYKGYIEKEKENVAKLNRLENIKIPEDFDYTKLSSLSAEAKQKMSNVRPKTIAQAGRISGVSPADINVLLVYLGR; encoded by the coding sequence ATGATTTCAGAAATATATGATGTAATAGTAGTAGGTGCAGGACACGCAGGTTGTGAGGCAGCAGCAGCAGCAGCTAACCTGGGTTCAAAAACACTGCTTATTACAATGAATATGCAGACCATCGGACAGATGAGTTGCAACCCGGCAATGGGCGGAATCGCAAAAGGACAGATCGTAAGAGAGATTGATGCAATGGGAGGATATTCCGGAATTGTGGCAGACAAATCTGCGATCCAATTCAAAATGCTGAATCTTTCAAAAGGTCCTGCGATGTGGTCTCCGAGAACACAAAATGACAGAATGCTTTTTGCCGAAGAATGGCGTTTAGCATTAGAGAATACTCCCAATCTTGATTTCTTTCAGGATATGGTGAAACAACTGATTGTTGAAAATAATAAAGTAGCCGGAGTGGTTACTTCTTTAGGAATTGAGATTAAAGCAAAATCTGTAGTTCTTACAAACGGAACTTTTCTTAACGGATTAATCCATGTTGGAGATAAACAATTAGGAGGAGGAAGAATGGGTGAACCGAGAGCTTTTGGAATTACAGAACAACTGGTCACTTTAGGTTTCGAGGCAGGAAGAATGAAAACCGGTACTCCACCAAGAGTAGACGGAAGAAGTTTGGATTATTCAAAAATGGAAGAACAGAAAGGAGATGAAAATCCTCAAAAGTTCAGTTATCTTGACACTCCGAAACTAACAAAACAACTAAGCTGTCATATCGTATATACCAACGAAACGGTACACGATATTTTAAGAGAAGGTTTCGACAGAAGTCCAATGTTCAATGGAACGATTCAAAGTTTAGGCCCAAGATACTGTCCAAGCATTGAAGATAAAATTAACCGTTTCGCAGAAAGAAACAGACACCAGCTTTTCGTAGAACCGGAAGGATGGAAAACTGTGGAAATCTATGTCAACGGATTCAGTTCTTCTCTCCCGGAAGATGTACAGATCAAAGCGATGAAACATATACCAGGATTTGAAAATGTAAAAGTTTTCCGTCCGGGTTACGCTATTGAATATGATTACTTCCCTCCTACCCAATTGAAACATACGCTGGAAACTAAATTAATTGATAATTTATATTTCGCAGGACAGATCAATGGAACAACCGGATACGAAGAAGCAGCCGGCCAGGGATTAATTGCCGGAATCAATGCACATAATAAAGTACATGAAAAGGGAGATTTTATCCTAAACAGAGATGAAGCTTATATTGGAGTATTGATTGATGACTTAATCACAAAGGGAACTGAAGAACCTTATAGAATGTTTACTTCCCGTGCAGAATACAGACTCCTTTTAAGACAGGATAATGCCGATATCAGATTAACAGAAAAAGCATATCAGCTAGGACTGGCAAAAGAAGACAGATTAAGACGCGTCGAAACTAAAGTATCTGAAAGTCAATCACTTGAAGAATTCCTTCGAGAAACTTCTTTAAAACCAGGTATTATTAACCCTGTCCTGGAATCTATCGAAAGCAGCCCTGTTGATCAGGCGTACAGAGCAGCACAAATCCTTACCAGACCTAATATGACGTTAGAAAAACTGGATGAAATTGATTTTATTAAAGAAGTTTCTACCCAATATAATGATGAAGTAAGAGAGCAGGCAGAGATCAATATTAAGTATAAAGGATATATTGAGAAAGAAAAAGAAAACGTTGCAAAGCTGAATCGTCTGGAAAATATTAAAATTCCTGAAGATTTCGATTATACGAAGCTTTCCAGCCTTTCTGCAGAAGCAAAGCAGAAGATGTCTAACGTTCGTCCGAAGACTATTGCCCAGGCAGGAAGAATAAGTGGGGTTTCCCCAGCTGATATTAATGTTTTATTGGTTTATTTAGGTCGTTAA
- a CDS encoding class I SAM-dependent methyltransferase, translating into MKIKDHFLSQEIFEIKETETKGVFKTTPIPSNISRYYESEDYISHHQDSGSLKEKLYKFLQSFNLQYKKNILVDRIKKGSKVLDYGCGAGEFVKYIENDFETYGFEPDSDARKAAQGKITKASILDDINKIEENTLDAITLWHVFEHIENQDEMLAVFHQKLKEKGILVIAVPNPTSYDAKHYKEYWAAYDVPRHIYHFSKNGMENLISKNPDWKMRKIKPLVLDSYYISMLSEKYKKSPLFWLKAVIFGTISNVKALFSNEFSSLIYIIEKR; encoded by the coding sequence ATGAAAATAAAAGATCATTTTCTTTCACAGGAAATATTTGAAATTAAAGAAACAGAAACTAAAGGAGTTTTTAAAACTACTCCTATTCCATCCAATATTTCCAGATATTATGAAAGTGAAGATTATATTTCTCACCACCAGGATTCCGGAAGTTTAAAAGAGAAACTTTATAAATTTCTTCAGTCTTTTAATCTGCAGTATAAAAAAAATATACTGGTAGACAGAATAAAAAAAGGATCAAAAGTTTTGGACTATGGATGCGGCGCAGGAGAATTTGTAAAATATATTGAAAATGATTTTGAAACCTATGGATTTGAACCGGATTCTGATGCCAGAAAAGCAGCACAGGGAAAAATAACCAAGGCTTCTATTTTAGATGATATTAACAAAATTGAGGAAAATACCTTAGATGCTATTACACTATGGCATGTATTTGAGCACATCGAGAATCAGGACGAAATGCTTGCTGTTTTTCATCAAAAATTAAAAGAAAAAGGAATACTTGTTATTGCAGTACCCAACCCTACTTCCTATGATGCAAAACATTATAAAGAATATTGGGCCGCTTATGATGTTCCAAGACATATCTATCATTTTTCAAAGAACGGTATGGAAAACCTGATTTCCAAAAATCCTGACTGGAAAATGAGAAAGATCAAACCTTTGGTTCTTGATTCATATTATATCTCTATGTTGAGCGAAAAATACAAAAAATCACCCTTATTTTGGCTAAAAGCAGTGATCTTTGGAACAATTTCCAACGTAAAGGCATTATTTTCGAACGAATTTTCAAGTTTGATATACATTATCGAAAAAAGATAG
- a CDS encoding phosphoglycerate kinase — translation MKTINDLNFKDKKALVRVDFNVPQDDQLKVTDNTRIVAVKPTVEKILNDGGSVILITHLGRPKGEVKDEFSLKHIVGEVSSVLGQEVKFVDECIGEKAEQAAADLKPGEILLLENVRFHNEEEKGDAAFAEKLAKLGDAYVNDAFGTAHRAHASTAVIAQYFPSTKYFGLLMAKELQAIDKVLKSGERPVTAILGGSKVSTKITIIENILPAVDNLIIGGGMAFTFIKALGGKIGNSLVEEDKLPLALEILGKAKEHKVKVYLPSDAIIAESFSNDVERKEADIYAIPEGWMGLDAGHKSRDQFNDVLLNSRTILWNGPIGVFEMSNFAGGTVALGESIAEATRLGAFSLVGGGDSVAFVKQFGYADQVSYVSTGGGAMLESLEGLELPGVAAINN, via the coding sequence ATGAAAACAATCAATGATCTTAATTTTAAAGATAAGAAGGCTCTGGTAAGAGTGGACTTCAATGTTCCGCAGGATGATCAACTGAAAGTGACAGACAATACAAGAATTGTTGCTGTGAAACCTACAGTGGAGAAGATCCTTAATGATGGTGGTTCTGTCATCTTAATTACACACCTTGGAAGACCTAAGGGAGAGGTTAAAGATGAATTTTCCCTTAAACATATTGTAGGCGAAGTTTCTTCTGTTTTAGGACAGGAAGTAAAGTTTGTGGATGAATGTATCGGAGAGAAAGCAGAGCAGGCAGCTGCCGATTTAAAACCTGGGGAAATCTTATTATTGGAAAATGTACGTTTTCATAATGAAGAAGAAAAAGGGGATGCTGCATTTGCGGAGAAACTTGCAAAGTTAGGAGATGCTTATGTAAATGATGCATTTGGTACAGCGCACAGAGCTCATGCTTCCACAGCAGTAATCGCTCAGTATTTTCCATCAACTAAATATTTCGGTTTGCTAATGGCTAAAGAGCTTCAGGCTATCGATAAAGTATTGAAAAGTGGGGAAAGACCTGTTACAGCTATTTTAGGAGGTTCTAAGGTTTCAACTAAAATTACCATTATAGAAAATATTCTTCCTGCAGTAGATAATCTGATCATTGGTGGAGGTATGGCATTTACTTTTATTAAGGCACTTGGAGGAAAAATTGGTAATTCTCTTGTAGAAGAAGATAAGCTTCCTTTGGCACTTGAGATTTTAGGAAAAGCTAAAGAGCATAAAGTAAAAGTATATCTTCCTTCTGATGCTATCATTGCTGAAAGCTTTAGTAATGATGTGGAGAGAAAAGAAGCTGATATCTATGCAATCCCTGAAGGATGGATGGGACTTGATGCGGGTCACAAATCGAGAGATCAGTTTAATGATGTATTGTTGAATTCAAGGACTATTCTTTGGAACGGGCCTATCGGGGTTTTTGAAATGTCAAACTTTGCTGGTGGTACAGTTGCTTTAGGAGAGAGTATTGCTGAAGCAACAAGACTTGGTGCTTTCTCTTTAGTTGGAGGAGGTGACAGTGTTGCTTTTGTTAAGCAATTCGGATATGCTGATCAGGTAAGTTATGTTTCTACCGGCGGTGGAGCAATGCTTGAAAGTCTTGAAGGACTTGAGTTACCAGGGGTAGCAGCAATCAATAATTAA
- the rpiB gene encoding ribose 5-phosphate isomerase B, translated as MKRKIAIAADHAGYEYKEIVKNYLSERFEVQDFGTFSTNSVDYPDFVHPAATSVENGENELGILICGSGNGVQITANKHQKIRCALCWMPEIATLARQHNDANMISLPARFIAKELALEIVDQFLSTDFEGGRHQNRVDKIAFC; from the coding sequence ATGAAAAGAAAAATTGCGATCGCAGCAGACCATGCCGGCTATGAATATAAGGAGATTGTTAAGAACTACCTTTCAGAAAGGTTTGAAGTTCAGGATTTTGGAACGTTTTCCACAAACAGTGTGGATTATCCGGACTTTGTACACCCTGCCGCAACCTCTGTGGAAAACGGAGAAAATGAGCTGGGAATCCTGATCTGTGGAAGCGGAAACGGAGTTCAGATCACTGCGAACAAACACCAGAAAATAAGATGTGCTTTGTGCTGGATGCCGGAGATTGCAACACTGGCAAGACAGCATAATGATGCCAATATGATTTCACTGCCGGCAAGATTTATAGCTAAAGAACTGGCGCTGGAAATTGTAGATCAATTTCTTTCAACAGACTTCGAAGGTGGAAGACACCAGAACAGAGTTGACAAAATTGCATTTTGCTAA